Proteins encoded in a region of the Streptomyces akebiae genome:
- a CDS encoding MMPL family transporter, translated as MARWCYRHRLVVLLLWVGTVFGVGFAGTSAGTDYANVFSLPDTDSKHAYDLMDKAFPERAGDTDTVVWKVDEGSVDDDSVRSRIEPALAEIGRMAGVGDVTSPYDEGDRAGGGAGVSRDGTIAYAQVTFTEQANSVPKALLDDVIETAQGAERDGLQVELGGQAVARDQEASQGTSEAVGILAAAVVLFLAFGSFFAMLLPIVVAVAAVGTGLMATALLSHATDIPDVAPLLGSLIGLGVGIDYALFIVTRHRRGILRGMKPEEAAVTALNTSGRAVLFAGGTVCIALAGMLVMNLRFLDGVVIATSLTVVLSVLAAVTLLPALLGVLGPRVLSRRERRRLAVTGPVPELTSGLAARWSAYVQRRPRSTAVLALVVMLVLAIPVLSIRLGTSDQGNHRDTTTTRQAYDLLAEGFGPGFNGPLQVVVDGTDAEGLVSRIESTEGVAQVAAVPPTNGVTVIQVVPTTSPQAEETDRLIDRLRENVIPASGAEAHVGGVTAVSKDFASVTGDRLPYFIATIIALGFLLLLVAFRSLVVPLTAALMNLVAAAASFGVLVAIFQWGWGTELLGVGKEGPIAAFLPVIMLSLLFGLSMDYQVFLVSRMHEEWVHTKDNARAVRVGLAETSRVINCAALIMMCVFSAFVLSGELEAAMAGIGLAAAVALDAFVLRTALVPAAMHLLGRANWWLPAGLERRLPHLAVEPREEAPAVSSPDGPASVIHGFVRTADGDALAGVEVTLLSRGGRELDRVTSLADGSYIVAVPGPGPYLLATTSPGYPARARQVVVGEGPLVCDVEPVGAAEGEVDVVN; from the coding sequence TTGGCGCGCTGGTGCTATCGGCACCGGCTGGTGGTCCTGTTGCTGTGGGTGGGGACCGTGTTCGGCGTCGGCTTCGCCGGCACGAGCGCGGGCACGGACTACGCGAATGTCTTCTCCCTCCCGGACACGGACTCCAAGCACGCGTACGACCTGATGGACAAGGCCTTCCCCGAGCGCGCGGGCGACACCGACACGGTGGTGTGGAAGGTGGACGAGGGGTCGGTGGACGACGACTCCGTACGCTCCCGGATCGAACCCGCGCTGGCGGAGATCGGCCGGATGGCGGGCGTCGGGGACGTCACCAGCCCGTACGACGAAGGCGACCGGGCCGGCGGCGGCGCGGGCGTCAGCCGGGACGGCACCATCGCCTACGCGCAGGTGACCTTCACCGAGCAGGCGAACTCCGTCCCCAAGGCCCTGCTCGACGATGTCATCGAGACCGCGCAGGGCGCCGAACGCGACGGTCTCCAGGTCGAGTTGGGCGGCCAGGCCGTCGCACGGGACCAGGAGGCATCCCAGGGCACGTCCGAGGCGGTCGGCATCCTGGCGGCGGCGGTCGTCCTCTTCCTCGCCTTCGGCTCGTTCTTCGCGATGCTGCTGCCGATCGTCGTCGCCGTCGCCGCGGTCGGCACCGGCCTGATGGCCACGGCCCTGCTCAGCCACGCCACCGACATCCCTGACGTCGCCCCACTGCTGGGCTCGCTCATCGGCCTCGGCGTCGGCATCGACTACGCCCTGTTCATCGTCACCCGGCACCGGCGCGGCATCCTGCGCGGCATGAAGCCGGAGGAGGCCGCGGTCACCGCCCTCAACACCTCCGGCCGCGCGGTGCTGTTCGCGGGCGGCACGGTCTGCATCGCGCTCGCCGGGATGCTGGTGATGAACCTCCGCTTCCTGGACGGCGTCGTCATCGCGACCTCGCTGACGGTGGTGCTGAGCGTGCTGGCCGCCGTCACCCTGCTGCCGGCGCTCCTCGGGGTCCTGGGCCCGCGCGTCCTCAGCCGCCGTGAGCGCCGGCGCCTCGCGGTCACCGGTCCCGTGCCCGAGCTGACGAGCGGCCTCGCGGCCCGCTGGTCGGCGTACGTGCAGCGGCGCCCGCGCTCCACCGCCGTGCTCGCCCTCGTCGTCATGCTGGTCCTCGCGATCCCCGTCCTGTCGATCCGCCTCGGCACCTCCGACCAGGGCAACCACCGTGACACCACGACCACCCGGCAGGCCTACGACCTGCTGGCGGAGGGCTTCGGTCCCGGCTTCAACGGCCCCCTCCAGGTGGTCGTGGACGGAACCGACGCCGAGGGGCTGGTCTCGCGCATCGAGTCCACCGAGGGGGTCGCCCAGGTGGCCGCCGTCCCGCCCACGAACGGCGTCACGGTGATCCAGGTCGTCCCGACGACGTCCCCGCAGGCCGAGGAGACGGACCGGCTCATCGACCGGCTGCGCGAGAACGTCATCCCGGCGTCCGGGGCCGAGGCCCACGTGGGCGGAGTGACGGCGGTGTCGAAGGACTTCGCGTCGGTGACGGGCGACCGCCTTCCGTACTTCATCGCGACGATCATCGCGCTGGGCTTCCTGCTCCTGCTGGTCGCCTTCCGCTCCCTGGTCGTGCCCCTGACGGCCGCGCTGATGAACCTCGTCGCGGCGGCCGCGTCCTTCGGTGTGCTGGTGGCGATCTTCCAGTGGGGCTGGGGAACGGAACTGCTCGGCGTCGGCAAGGAGGGCCCGATCGCCGCGTTCCTCCCGGTCATCATGCTCTCGCTCCTCTTCGGGCTCTCCATGGACTACCAGGTCTTCCTGGTCAGCCGGATGCACGAGGAGTGGGTCCACACCAAGGACAACGCCCGTGCCGTCCGCGTCGGCCTCGCCGAGACCAGCCGGGTCATCAACTGCGCGGCCCTGATCATGATGTGCGTCTTCAGCGCGTTCGTCCTGAGCGGCGAACTGGAGGCCGCGATGGCCGGCATCGGCCTGGCCGCCGCCGTCGCCCTGGACGCCTTCGTCCTCCGTACGGCGCTGGTGCCGGCCGCGATGCATCTGCTGGGCAGGGCGAACTGGTGGCTGCCTGCCGGGCTGGAGAGGCGGTTGCCGCATCTGGCGGTGGAGCCGCGGGAGGAGGCACCGGCGGTTTCATCCCCGGACGGTCCCGCTTCCGTGATCCACGGCTTCGTCCGCACGGCGGACGGGGATGCGCTGGCGGGAGTGGAGGTGACGCTGCTGTCGCGCGGCGGGCGGGAGCTGGACCGGGTGACGTCCCTCGCGGACGGTTCGTACATCGTCGCCGTGCCGGGCCCGGGGCCGTATCTGCTGGCGACCACCTCACCGGGGTACCCCGCACGCGCGCGTCAGGTGGTCGTGGGGGAGGGGCCGCTGGTGTGTGACGTGGAGCCGGTGGGGGCGGCCGAGGGGGAGGTGGATGTGGTCAATTAG
- a CDS encoding DNRLRE domain-containing protein, with translation MTRKERNRRRVPGGRTTAAVLTTVLAATGITFVGLGLDEPGSRGKSTDSRKAKPVTEAAALTRATKTGKSVEVTALRTTRSTTWARPDGKMAKKLYASPIRAKVDGEWKDIDYDLHRTDKGWEPKATNTEMVFSAGSGATRDGEQRASRSTVHRVSLLKGLKAAAAESSTLVTLTVDGHDIHLTWPGAVPAPIIDGSRALYPEIFPGADLVLTADDDGFAQLLVLKNRQAAADPRAKQLTYGITSADLSFRLNPVTGILAAEDADGEEVALSPTPLMWDSSGTPAVTDGSVGASAQPTNEESPDPVDSSSPTPSDEATPTEEELVETDEQIDPDPEELPVATDGPAPTPSASPPPSAPAEPTPEPTRTGSAATLSLPGLDGPSPDSRGELVEADLSGADWLLTPDQDFLRDSATTYPVFIDPSVTKDIQDWTTAYSRHPNATFYNGRGFNKGGTHEARVGFESDTWGTSRSYFNMDFDKDLKGTKIESATLYMLETYSWSCSARSMSVHLTGKVNGRTNWKNAPKLHDGNKITTKSFAHGYKSGCRDAWEGFNVRKAAQKKADEGRDTITFGMRARDENSQYAWKKFQANGQHPPALELVYNRKPTAPTSLDLNPDAKCTTTQPYARMGSGSLTFTAKASDKDKNLDFLDFDLWPHGKWATTGDLLGATGKVSVGSDKDTALRTTKEFSTSKLTNGTLYSWRVRAWDDAESSSPFSPARTPCRFVLDTAAPKSPKVSSTDFPNADSDENGFGSGADDSKWSTKKFGTAGTFTVRALNTDVVRYEYGFNAPSYPFHLDRKAGTATTVSATLTNAKPPTAGPNVLYVRTVDSAGNVSQPTKYFFYVSPRDQADSPGDFTGDKLPDLMVVTDAGNLALYPSQATNDLAKGSGDLDYSMAGAYRSNPAKDPNGDDLPPYVAAPSGHFKGALITHNGDIYGGDGLQDLVVRVGGKLWVYPGDGYGAVNIDKRAEILLPDGAPSPASLTQIVSTGDATGDGRTDFFATAGDELWAFTGYHGATIDQAIRLSGSAWIERDIVTVLDITGDGVTDMVYRTDVHAQLMLRKGKAASGGGTDLDSLSSGADSSGGINLEYGSAGWSNANIPLLIGTPDANGDTVPDIWTVRSDGSVRFYAGGKSVLAGAGTEIVAPASYWKTRIAIG, from the coding sequence ATGACGCGCAAGGAACGGAACCGGCGTCGCGTGCCCGGCGGACGGACGACCGCCGCCGTACTCACCACGGTGCTCGCGGCCACCGGCATCACGTTCGTCGGACTGGGCCTCGACGAACCCGGTTCACGTGGCAAGTCGACCGACAGCCGGAAGGCGAAGCCGGTCACCGAAGCCGCCGCGCTCACGCGGGCCACGAAGACCGGGAAGTCCGTCGAGGTCACGGCACTGCGCACCACGCGGTCCACCACCTGGGCGCGCCCCGACGGCAAGATGGCCAAGAAGCTCTACGCCTCTCCCATCCGGGCCAAGGTGGATGGTGAGTGGAAGGACATCGACTACGACCTCCACCGCACCGACAAGGGCTGGGAACCGAAGGCCACCAACACCGAGATGGTGTTCTCGGCCGGTTCCGGGGCGACGCGCGACGGCGAGCAGCGCGCCTCCCGGTCCACCGTGCACCGGGTCTCCCTGCTCAAGGGACTCAAAGCGGCTGCCGCCGAGTCGAGCACCCTCGTCACCCTCACCGTCGACGGCCACGACATCCACCTCACCTGGCCCGGCGCGGTACCCGCACCGATCATCGACGGCTCCCGCGCCCTGTACCCGGAGATCTTCCCGGGTGCCGACCTGGTCCTCACGGCCGACGACGACGGCTTCGCGCAGTTGCTCGTCCTCAAGAACCGGCAGGCCGCGGCCGACCCGCGCGCCAAGCAGCTCACCTACGGGATCACTTCGGCGGACCTGTCGTTCCGGCTGAACCCGGTCACGGGAATCCTCGCCGCCGAGGACGCGGACGGGGAGGAGGTCGCGCTGTCGCCGACACCGCTGATGTGGGACAGCAGCGGCACTCCGGCGGTCACCGACGGCTCGGTCGGCGCCTCCGCGCAGCCGACCAACGAGGAGAGCCCGGACCCCGTCGACTCCTCCAGCCCCACGCCGAGCGACGAGGCGACTCCCACCGAGGAAGAACTCGTCGAGACGGACGAGCAGATCGACCCGGACCCCGAAGAGCTCCCGGTCGCCACCGACGGCCCCGCGCCCACCCCTTCGGCCTCCCCGCCACCGTCCGCGCCGGCCGAGCCGACGCCCGAACCCACCCGGACCGGCTCGGCCGCCACCCTCAGCCTGCCCGGTCTCGACGGCCCCTCCCCCGACTCGCGCGGCGAGCTGGTCGAGGCCGACCTGTCCGGAGCGGACTGGCTCCTCACTCCCGACCAGGACTTCCTCCGCGACTCGGCCACCACGTACCCGGTCTTCATCGACCCGTCGGTCACGAAGGACATCCAGGACTGGACCACCGCGTACAGCCGGCACCCCAACGCCACGTTCTACAACGGCCGGGGCTTCAACAAGGGCGGTACGCACGAGGCCCGGGTCGGCTTCGAGTCGGACACCTGGGGCACCTCGCGCTCGTACTTCAACATGGACTTCGACAAGGACCTCAAGGGCACGAAGATCGAGTCGGCAACGCTGTACATGCTGGAGACGTACTCATGGTCATGCAGTGCCCGCTCGATGAGCGTGCACCTCACCGGCAAGGTCAACGGACGCACCAACTGGAAGAACGCGCCGAAGCTGCACGACGGCAACAAGATCACCACCAAGAGCTTCGCGCACGGCTACAAGTCCGGTTGCCGGGACGCGTGGGAAGGCTTCAACGTCCGTAAGGCGGCACAGAAGAAGGCTGACGAAGGCCGGGACACCATCACGTTCGGAATGCGTGCCCGGGACGAGAACTCCCAGTACGCATGGAAGAAGTTCCAGGCCAACGGCCAACACCCGCCTGCGCTCGAACTCGTCTACAACCGCAAGCCCACCGCTCCCACCTCGCTCGACCTCAACCCAGACGCCAAGTGCACCACGACCCAGCCGTACGCCCGGATGGGATCGGGAAGTCTGACGTTCACCGCGAAGGCGTCCGACAAGGACAAGAACCTCGATTTCCTCGACTTCGACCTGTGGCCGCACGGCAAGTGGGCGACGACGGGTGATCTTCTCGGCGCGACCGGCAAAGTGTCCGTGGGATCGGACAAGGACACGGCGCTCAGGACGACGAAGGAGTTCTCCACCAGCAAACTGACCAACGGCACCCTCTACTCCTGGCGGGTCCGCGCCTGGGACGACGCGGAATCGTCCTCCCCCTTCTCCCCGGCCAGGACACCGTGCCGCTTCGTCCTCGACACGGCCGCGCCGAAGTCGCCCAAGGTCAGCTCCACCGACTTCCCCAATGCCGACAGCGACGAGAACGGCTTCGGCAGCGGCGCCGACGACTCGAAGTGGAGCACCAAGAAGTTCGGCACGGCAGGCACGTTCACCGTGCGTGCGCTCAACACGGATGTCGTGCGGTACGAGTACGGGTTCAACGCGCCCAGCTATCCGTTCCATCTGGACCGGAAGGCCGGTACCGCGACCACCGTCAGCGCGACGCTGACGAACGCCAAGCCGCCCACGGCCGGTCCCAACGTCCTGTACGTGCGGACCGTGGACAGCGCGGGCAACGTGTCGCAGCCCACGAAGTACTTCTTCTACGTCAGCCCCCGCGACCAGGCCGACTCCCCCGGCGACTTCACCGGGGACAAGCTCCCGGACCTGATGGTCGTCACCGACGCGGGCAATCTGGCCCTCTACCCCTCCCAGGCCACCAACGACCTCGCGAAGGGCTCCGGCGACCTGGACTACTCGATGGCCGGTGCCTACCGGTCCAACCCGGCCAAGGATCCGAACGGCGACGATCTGCCGCCGTATGTCGCCGCGCCCTCGGGACACTTCAAGGGCGCTTTGATCACCCACAACGGGGACATCTACGGCGGTGACGGTCTCCAGGACCTGGTGGTGCGCGTCGGCGGCAAACTCTGGGTGTATCCCGGCGACGGCTACGGCGCCGTCAACATCGACAAGCGCGCGGAGATCCTGCTGCCCGACGGGGCTCCCAGCCCGGCCTCGCTGACGCAGATCGTGTCCACAGGTGACGCCACCGGCGACGGCCGTACCGACTTCTTCGCCACCGCGGGCGACGAACTCTGGGCTTTCACCGGCTACCACGGCGCCACCATCGACCAGGCGATCCGCCTGTCGGGCTCCGCCTGGATCGAGCGCGACATCGTCACCGTCCTGGACATCACCGGCGACGGTGTGACGGACATGGTGTACCGCACGGATGTCCACGCCCAGCTCATGCTCCGCAAGGGCAAGGCGGCGAGCGGCGGTGGCACCGACCTGGACTCCCTGTCCTCCGGCGCCGACTCCTCCGGCGGCATCAACCTCGAGTACGGTTCCGCCGGCTGGTCCAACGCCAACATCCCGCTGCTGATCGGGACCCCGGACGCGAACGGGGACACAGTTCCCGACATCTGGACGGTGCGTTCCGACGGTTCGGTCCGCTTCTACGCCGGGGGCAAGTCGGTCCTGGCGGGCGCGGGTACGGAGATCGTGGCTCCCGCGAGCTACTGGAAGACCCGGATCGCCATCGGCTGA
- a CDS encoding TetR family transcriptional regulator gives MPAANDSPSPEPLDDQLDAGADGPGDGTGQPGPRGTAKSEQTRALILETALRLFQERGYDKTTMRAIAKEAGVSVGNAYYYFAGKEHLIQGFYDRIGAEHLAAVGPVLARETELEARIAGVLKAWLDVAEPYHEFAAQFFKNAADPDSPLSPFSPESQGPREESIAIHREVLAGSRAKVPDELRDVLPELMWLSLMGLVMYWVFDRSEGRARSYRLAERGARLTTRGVSLARFRALRPLVREVHELFTDFLPGMTKVLPDPGVKGRTAE, from the coding sequence GTGCCCGCAGCGAACGACAGCCCGAGCCCAGAGCCCCTTGACGACCAGCTCGACGCGGGGGCCGACGGCCCCGGGGACGGCACGGGGCAACCCGGCCCCCGGGGCACCGCCAAGTCCGAGCAGACCCGCGCGCTGATCCTGGAGACCGCGCTGCGGCTCTTCCAGGAGCGCGGGTACGACAAGACGACGATGCGGGCCATCGCGAAGGAGGCCGGGGTCTCCGTCGGCAACGCGTACTACTACTTCGCCGGCAAGGAGCACCTGATCCAGGGGTTCTACGACCGGATCGGCGCGGAGCACCTGGCGGCGGTGGGCCCCGTGCTCGCGCGGGAGACGGAGTTGGAGGCGCGGATCGCCGGGGTGCTGAAGGCGTGGCTGGACGTGGCGGAGCCGTACCACGAGTTCGCGGCGCAGTTCTTCAAGAACGCGGCCGATCCGGACAGCCCCCTCAGCCCCTTCTCCCCCGAGTCGCAAGGGCCGCGCGAGGAGTCCATCGCCATCCACCGCGAGGTGCTCGCCGGGTCCAGGGCCAAGGTCCCGGACGAACTCCGGGACGTTCTCCCCGAGCTGATGTGGCTCTCCCTGATGGGGCTCGTCATGTACTGGGTCTTCGACCGGAGCGAGGGGCGCGCCCGCAGCTACCGGCTGGCCGAGCGGGGGGCCCGGCTGACCACCCGGGGCGTCTCGCTGGCACGGTTCCGGGCACTGCGTCCGCTGGTCCGCGAGGTGCACGAGTTGTTCACGGACTTCTTGCCGGGGATGACCAAGGTACTGCCGGATCCGGGGGTCAAGGGGCGGACTGCGGAGTGA
- a CDS encoding ABC transporter substrate-binding protein produces MRSVRLRILASLLVVAIAAIGGWQLLPTQRDGDGTIVVGTTDKVTSLDPAGAYDAGSWALFNNVFQSLLTFEPGAAAPVPDAARSCEFLGDALTVYRCTLRSGLRFPSGREVTGKDVKYSFDRVKRVNSDVGPAALLDTLRSVSADGLSVTFRLSSPDATFPFKVATGAGAIVDRTKYPVNRLRTDGGADGTGPYTLTSYTDGQARLTPDDDYQGVAEGARSPVLMRYYADSAALQKAWKARQVDVATRTLPPATLAALSPSDLDQRVTEADSTETRNLVLDVRADSPFHDRRVRQALAALINREKLVAEVYQGTTEPLYSLIPAGLTGHTTSFFDANPRPDPQRARKLLDEAGVAMPVRFTFGYAEGSGSAAAEAAELKEQLEASGLFYVTTKAYEWTAFQKRYAEGKLDAYGVGWVADYPDPDTFSGPLVGTGGSLKNGYSSGQADRLIKDSQRYADRSRAATDFKELQEVVAQDVPLIPLWQRKEYVLSSEDVGGAQYLSDGTGIFRLWRLDWI; encoded by the coding sequence ATGCGGTCGGTTCGCTTGCGGATTCTCGCGTCGCTGCTGGTGGTGGCGATCGCGGCGATCGGTGGCTGGCAGCTGCTGCCGACCCAGCGGGACGGGGACGGGACGATCGTCGTCGGCACGACCGACAAGGTCACCTCGCTGGACCCGGCCGGAGCCTACGACGCAGGATCCTGGGCCCTGTTCAACAACGTGTTCCAGTCGCTGCTGACCTTCGAACCGGGCGCCGCCGCGCCCGTGCCGGACGCCGCGCGCAGCTGCGAGTTCCTCGGCGACGCGCTCACCGTCTACCGCTGCACCCTGCGGTCGGGCCTGCGGTTCCCCAGCGGACGCGAGGTCACCGGGAAGGACGTCAAGTACTCCTTCGACCGGGTCAAGCGCGTCAACTCCGACGTCGGGCCTGCCGCGTTGCTCGACACCCTCCGGTCGGTCAGCGCGGACGGGCTGTCCGTCACCTTCCGCCTGTCCTCGCCGGACGCCACCTTCCCGTTCAAGGTGGCCACCGGCGCCGGAGCGATCGTGGACCGGACCAAGTACCCCGTGAACCGGCTGCGTACGGACGGCGGCGCCGACGGCACCGGCCCCTACACCCTGACGTCGTACACGGACGGACAGGCCCGCCTCACACCCGACGACGACTACCAGGGCGTCGCCGAGGGCGCCCGCAGCCCGGTCCTCATGCGCTACTACGCGGACTCGGCGGCGCTCCAGAAGGCGTGGAAGGCGCGTCAGGTCGACGTCGCCACGCGCACGCTGCCCCCCGCGACGCTCGCCGCCCTCTCGCCCAGCGACCTCGACCAGCGGGTCACCGAGGCGGACAGCACCGAGACCCGCAACCTGGTCCTCGACGTGCGGGCGGACTCGCCGTTCCACGACCGCCGGGTGCGGCAGGCGCTGGCCGCGCTGATCAACCGCGAGAAGCTGGTCGCCGAGGTCTACCAGGGCACCACCGAGCCCCTGTACTCGCTCATCCCGGCCGGCCTCACGGGGCACACGACCTCGTTCTTCGACGCCAACCCCCGGCCCGACCCGCAGCGGGCCCGCAAGCTGCTCGACGAGGCCGGTGTCGCCATGCCCGTGCGCTTCACCTTCGGCTACGCCGAGGGCAGTGGCTCGGCCGCCGCCGAGGCCGCCGAGCTGAAGGAGCAGCTGGAGGCGAGCGGGCTGTTCTACGTGACGACCAAGGCGTACGAGTGGACCGCCTTCCAGAAGCGGTACGCCGAGGGCAAGTTGGACGCGTACGGGGTGGGCTGGGTCGCCGACTACCCCGACCCCGACACCTTCAGCGGGCCCCTCGTCGGCACCGGCGGCTCCCTCAAGAACGGCTACAGCAGCGGGCAGGCCGACCGGCTGATCAAGGACAGCCAGCGCTACGCGGACCGCAGCCGGGCCGCGACGGACTTCAAGGAGCTCCAGGAGGTCGTGGCCCAGGACGTGCCGTTGATCCCGCTGTGGCAGCGCAAGGAGTACGTGCTCAGCAGCGAGGACGTCGGCGGGGCGCAGTACCTGTCCGACGGGACCGGCATCTTCCGGCTGTGGCGGCTGGATTGGATATGA
- a CDS encoding ATP-binding protein: MLRRNSFRLPRHPASVGLARRRVREHLVDWGHKEGSAALEDIVLVVSELASNVVRHGPLLEREFEVAVTALADGSCLVEVSDEGTAVPRIREVGDWEETGRGLRLVEHLAAAWGVWSRGRHGKTVWALVGG, translated from the coding sequence GTGTTGAGACGCAACTCCTTCCGGCTGCCCCGTCATCCGGCGTCGGTGGGGCTCGCCCGGCGACGCGTACGGGAACATCTGGTCGACTGGGGGCACAAGGAGGGCTCCGCGGCCCTGGAGGACATCGTCCTCGTCGTCTCCGAGCTAGCGAGCAACGTCGTACGTCACGGCCCCTTGCTGGAGCGGGAGTTCGAGGTCGCCGTGACCGCGCTGGCGGACGGCTCCTGCCTGGTCGAGGTGTCCGACGAGGGCACGGCCGTGCCCCGGATCAGGGAGGTGGGGGACTGGGAGGAGACAGGGCGGGGGCTGCGCCTCGTGGAGCACCTCGCCGCGGCCTGGGGGGTGTGGAGCCGGGGACGGCACGGGAAGACGGTCTGGGCGCTGGTGGGAGGGTGA
- a CDS encoding thiol-disulfide oxidoreductase DCC family protein: protein MSAAAGPAAVDRGAERVPVHGLTVLYDAGCGLCAFLREWLGKQRQLVPLSFVAAGSEEARRLFPSLDHGATLEEITIVGDGGQVYRGSAAWIVCLWALREHRPLAHRLSTPAGARLARTAVLTAAKWRGAHRQPGSGCGSGGAELTGWAYDRRYGWVYRPPGACDTGTRPTR from the coding sequence GTGAGCGCCGCGGCCGGGCCGGCCGCCGTGGACCGGGGCGCCGAGCGCGTCCCGGTCCACGGGCTCACCGTCCTGTACGACGCCGGGTGCGGGCTGTGCGCCTTTCTGCGGGAGTGGCTGGGAAAGCAGCGGCAGTTGGTTCCGCTGAGCTTCGTGGCAGCGGGTTCGGAGGAGGCACGGCGGCTGTTTCCGTCGCTCGATCACGGGGCGACGCTGGAGGAGATCACGATCGTGGGGGACGGTGGGCAGGTGTACCGGGGCTCCGCCGCCTGGATCGTGTGTCTGTGGGCGCTGCGCGAGCACCGGCCGCTCGCGCACCGGCTGAGCACCCCGGCGGGGGCCCGGCTCGCGCGCACCGCCGTACTCACCGCCGCGAAGTGGCGGGGCGCCCACCGGCAGCCCGGCTCGGGCTGCGGGAGCGGCGGGGCCGAGCTGACGGGATGGGCGTACGACCGGCGGTACGGGTGGGTGTACCGGCCTCCCGGTGCCTGCGACACCGGTACCCGCCCGACTCGTTAG
- a CDS encoding response regulator transcription factor, with product MLVVEDEPSIADVLTIALRYHRFEVMTAGTVRDALTLAERTRPDAALLDVMLPDGDGRALGRELRARRPELALVFLTARDAPAEIVGALGFGDDYITKPFDIEVVVARLSAVLRRTRRADVLPQRPPLRYGDLELDETTYSVCRAGRTVELTPTEYALLRFLVRNGGRVVPKEQLLRHVWQYEHTPAESTVVETYISYLRRKLDTLGPPVITTRRGVGYGLA from the coding sequence GTGCTCGTCGTCGAGGACGAGCCGAGCATCGCGGACGTCCTCACCATCGCCCTGCGCTACCACCGCTTCGAGGTGATGACGGCCGGTACGGTCCGTGACGCGCTCACGCTCGCCGAGCGCACCCGACCCGACGCGGCACTGCTGGACGTGATGCTCCCGGACGGGGACGGCCGTGCCCTCGGCCGTGAACTGCGCGCCCGACGACCCGAGTTGGCGCTCGTCTTCCTGACCGCCCGGGACGCGCCCGCCGAGATCGTGGGCGCCCTCGGCTTCGGCGACGACTACATCACCAAGCCGTTCGACATCGAGGTGGTCGTCGCCCGCCTCTCCGCCGTGCTGCGCCGGACCAGGCGCGCCGACGTGCTCCCCCAGCGCCCGCCGCTGCGCTACGGCGACCTGGAGCTGGACGAGACGACGTACTCGGTGTGCCGCGCGGGCCGCACGGTGGAGCTGACGCCCACGGAGTACGCCCTGCTGCGGTTCCTGGTGCGCAACGGCGGCCGGGTCGTGCCCAAGGAGCAACTCCTGCGCCATGTGTGGCAGTACGAGCACACGCCGGCCGAGTCGACCGTCGTCGAGACCTACATCAGCTATCTGCGGCGCAAGCTGGACACGCTCGGCCCACCGGTGATCACCACGCGGCGGGGCGTCGGATACGGGCTGGCATGA
- a CDS encoding VOC family protein, whose product MSDNESYDLLGFDNVLFPVGDLGEAVSFYERAGFEVAFRLDEAGIAGLKVGKETPGLLLRVEEELRQRPPAWASARVWLEVPDARAAARALAAAGVPPLDAPFSVATGWTVEFADPWGNVIGLTDYGKRPELARTG is encoded by the coding sequence ATGTCAGACAATGAGTCGTACGACCTGCTCGGCTTCGACAACGTCCTGTTCCCCGTCGGCGACCTCGGCGAAGCCGTCTCCTTCTACGAGCGGGCCGGGTTCGAGGTGGCGTTCCGGCTGGACGAGGCCGGGATCGCGGGGCTGAAGGTCGGCAAGGAGACGCCCGGGCTGCTGCTGCGGGTGGAGGAGGAGTTGCGGCAGCGGCCGCCCGCGTGGGCGTCCGCGCGGGTGTGGCTGGAGGTGCCCGACGCGCGGGCCGCAGCCCGGGCCCTCGCGGCCGCGGGAGTGCCGCCGCTCGACGCTCCGTTCTCCGTCGCCACCGGGTGGACCGTCGAGTTCGCGGATCCCTGGGGGAACGTCATCGGACTCACGGACTACGGCAAGCGGCCGGAGCTGGCCCGCACCGGATGA
- a CDS encoding Uma2 family endonuclease: MSAALVERPHGEHPLIAEANRLMERLPGYRVEIIGGQILVSPPPDGPHGVVLTDLMVPFLSAGLHSVESKVVQGIGLWLPSGAEDYAIPDLALVDADYGDHLIENNCYDPVCFRLVLEVTSSNHRADLRTKVKAYAGAKIPVYVIVDRRHQRLHVLTDPAGDEYENHRPHSPGEIVALPASIGTDVSLDVTAILRAGQSPAN, encoded by the coding sequence ATGTCCGCAGCACTTGTTGAGCGGCCCCACGGCGAGCATCCGCTCATTGCTGAGGCGAACAGGCTCATGGAGCGCCTTCCGGGGTACCGCGTCGAGATCATCGGAGGCCAGATCCTCGTGTCCCCGCCCCCGGACGGCCCGCACGGCGTGGTCCTGACCGACCTCATGGTGCCCTTCCTCTCGGCCGGTCTGCACAGCGTGGAGTCAAAGGTCGTTCAGGGCATCGGCCTCTGGCTGCCCTCCGGCGCCGAGGACTACGCGATCCCCGATCTCGCCCTGGTGGACGCCGACTACGGGGACCATCTGATCGAGAACAACTGCTACGACCCCGTCTGCTTCCGTCTGGTCCTGGAAGTCACCTCCAGCAATCACCGAGCTGACCTGCGCACCAAGGTCAAGGCCTACGCCGGGGCCAAGATCCCGGTCTATGTGATCGTCGACCGCAGGCACCAACGCCTCCACGTGCTCACCGACCCCGCCGGGGACGAGTACGAGAACCATCGCCCGCATTCCCCCGGCGAGATCGTCGCCCTGCCCGCCTCCATCGGCACCGACGTCTCCCTGGATGTCACCGCAATCCTCAGGGCCGGGCAGTCACCGGCTAATTGA